The Pagrus major chromosome 5, Pma_NU_1.0 genomic sequence CCAGTTACAACACAGTTCACAAATTGTTTATGTATAATTcacatatttttcatgttttatttaaagatcGGATAACTGTCAgttcctgaaaaaaaagttttatcttTGTGATTGGACTTTAGCTTTCGGAATGATGTTGGTTTTGCACCACCATCAAGGAGAATAATCGATCACTTGATCAGAAACCGGTCAGCCAACATGTAAAGTTCTTCCCAAAGTAAAAGCATGTTTTGAttagtgtttttgttctgtttcagGTATCTGATGAGAACAGTGAAGCATCCCATCCTGCTGAAGGATCCTGACGTCCTGCAGTTTCTGGAGAGCTCAGAGGTAAACgaaaaattacacattttactCGAAGAACATGAATATATCTGATCACGTGTACAAGCAGGACACAACAAACCTCAACAAACCTGTTATTAACAGACAGTCAGATCTCTGTGCTTCCTTGTTTCTCGCTACATAAGTGATTTAGTTTCAGCAGCAGTTCTTACAGCTGGGCACCTGTTTAATGCCACTGACAAACTTTGAAAGTCCAGTCAGCCTCTAAAAGTGACTACAGTCTGCATTGTCAGTTAGaaacttcatcttcatcagtgCTTCACTGCAGAAAATCAAGAAAACCTGCAAAGTGCAGTTCGGCTCTCTAACCTCAACAACTAAGACCACATTTTCACCTGGACAGCAGCACACAGGGTAGGAGCTAAAAATGAAAGGTGGCACAGTTTATGAGATGCAGTTTACAGTGAGAGTAGGGCAGGTGAGCTGAGGAATAAACTTGTTCTTGTGACACAGTCCTGATTATTTTGAGAGTCTCACTGAAGACACAGGGTGGCACTAGTGGAAAGGTCAGGGTGTCATGAATGATCTGTCCTCTGGGGACCATTAATATCCACAATATTATCCTGGTGATCTGACCAGTAGTgttgagatgtctcactctggaccaaagtattggacataCAGACTGCCTGGCCTAATAACTGATAGACAGTCCTTGCCCCGGCCTCAAattggacaaaaaacaaatgacagatccctaaaagaagcagaaaacCCTCCTCCTCAAACTCTGCCTGAGTTTTCTGATCTCTTCGCTTCTTTTCTCAACAAGCAGCAAAAAATGTCCCGACAAGGTCAAACCAACGGGTCTACGCCTGCGAGCCAAGCCTCTAAAAACTGCCTCAGGGTTTAAGAGCCTGCGGCGTTTTCTGTTTCCTCGCTTTATTGTCCACTCCGACTAAATCCTCTGTAACATTTCGTCTTGTTGGTTCAaactcccctctcctcctcctcctcctcctcctcctcatcacccTTCTCTGCCACCCACCTAACCATTGGTGGGATTATGTTGGGAAGGAGCCGGCAGTTGTTGAGTCCAGAATAAATGGCCTTGTGTCACCGATTTAACAGATGAATCACTCGGACGCTTGACCGAGCGTGTCGGTCCGTCCGGCCCGCTTAATGAAACGCAACCAGAGGAGGGGGGGCAGGGGTGGGACCAGGCTGCAATTGAAAGCTATTTTTACCCCCCGCCTCCACACATTCACCCTCGTCCCACCGTCAGTGATGGCCCCGGGGACCGAGCTGTCCCCTGACTGCTGCCGCTCCTGTTAAATGAGATTGGAGGGTGGGGATTGGGGGGGGAAAATCTGCTCCGGCGTCAGAGGAAAACCCTGTATGTCCGGGGAAAAGTAAACTTTtccaaaatgaagaaaaatgagcCTATTTTCAGATGGACGTCCAGCCGTTTCCAGAGTGACAAGATGGGTTCTGAGTCGGTTTTTGCGGCTGTTAAAGTTGCTCGGCACATAAAGCGGCCGCATTAAATCTGATTGGAGCAAAAACGTGGGAGACATTAcaatcagagaggaggagagaaaaggccACAGCTGTGATGGAGTTAGGGATGGAAGGAAAGATGgagcagaaaagagaaagaagcaaGAGAAACTGAACACAACAGACAgcaaaagaaagtgaaaatctAAGCAAGGAAGAAGAATCATGAAGGTGAAAGAAGGACAGAAGAGAAAGTGAttcaagaaagcaaataaagaaaacaaacgcAGTGAAGATTTGAAACGAGATAAACTGACAGCAAAAGAGGCAGAAATTAAGGGATGAAAGGAACCAAAGAAACAAGTACAGAGAAAAAGGATTAATGAGAAACAAAGAgttaaacagacaaaacaaacgtGAGACATCGAAAGATATTTCAGCAGAGTGATGACTTGACTCTTTGGTTGTAATGATGGAATTTGCATCAACAGCAAATTGAGATTGAAGGTTTCTCACTAAAATACCATCAAatatatcttaaaaaaaaaaaggtataaatTAGCTGGATATCAAAGCCTGTGTGTTCCCCATTTTAACCACTCAtcctgcttgtttgtttgtttgtttgtttgttgtccaGTTGCCGCGGGCGGTCAGCACTCAGGCTCTGAGCAGCGCCGGACTTCTCCGGATGGTCAACAAGGCTGCAGACGCCGTCAACAAGATGACCATAAAGATGAACGAGTCAGACGCCGTGAGTGAgggagggtgaagaggaggaagcaggGAAGATGAAAGGTTGAGAGTAAGGATAgatggaagaaaaagagagggaagaggagaggagagaaggtcTCAGTAAGACTGAAGGATTGAAGGGAATTATGGGAGTAGAGAAGGAATGcagaaaagaaataataacTAAGGAAGTGGAAATGCTGCCATTGCCAAGAGCGGACTTTGTCAGGAAGGAAGCAAAGGAGACAGGGAAATAAGGATGTAGAGAACATGGAAAGGAAACAAGAAGGAAATATGAACTAAGGAATAATAGGGAACATGGAGAAGATGGGAGACAGAAGGATGAAATAAGGAATTAGGAAAATATCAGATAGAATAGAGAGGATTATTGGATAGTTTAACAAAAGTTTTAGTTGAGAACAGTTCAAAAGTTACGTATTAATtgacttctgtgtgtgtgtgtgtgtgtgtgtgtgtgtgtgtgtcagtggttcgaggagaagcagcagcattttgagaATCTGGATGTTCAGCTGAGAAAACTTCATGCTAGTGTGGAGTCTCTGGTCTGTCACAGGAAAGGTATGATGCCCTCTGTGTGAGCATTAAATCCATTCGGAGGTAGATGTTATCACTGTACCGTTGTaaatgcatgtgtatgtgttacTCAGCACGAGCTGTACACCTGTGTCATTTACTCTGCATTTAAACCTAGAAGAGAACAAGaaagtgtttgttatttttttatttgagggCAGAGGAACATAAGAAACATTTTTGCCACTGTTATTTGTATGAATTTTTCATACGAGGACATCAAAAAGCAAATTTTTTGGACTGTGACTTGAACTCATCCTGTTTTAGCACGTCTCTTGAATCCCTCCTGTCGTCTCCTCTCCAGAGCTGTCGGTGAACACGGCACAGTTCGCCAAGTCGGCAGCCATGTTGGGGAACAGCGAGGACCACACGGCTCTGTCCCGAGCTCTGTCCCAGCTGGccgaggtggaggagaagatcGACCAGCTGCACCAGGACCAGGCCAACGCAGACTTCTACCTCTTCTCTGAGCTGCTGGGCGACTACGTCCGCCTCATCACCGCCGTCAAGGTACGAGTCTCTGTAGAGTAAATGAGGTTTTATTTAGGACAGTGAAGTTAACTATAACTGTGTTCCTCTGAATTACTGATCCAACCTGCCATCTGAGCTGCTGGACACAAAACACCTGCGACCAGGTAGGAACGAGACAGGATGTGAAAGAGTAGAGAGAACAAGAGTAGAGTAGAAACAGTTTTAGTGCTGTGTTCTTCAATCCTGGTCCTCAGGCCCCCCTGCTCCGCATATTTTAGATATATTTTATCTGCACTTTTGAAATAAAGTATCCTTCTATGATGCTCGTCATTTGTTTGTCATATTAacaactatatatatatgtattaacACAATATTAAAGGGTTGGTGTGTGTTaaacactttgtgtgtgtgtttgtgcgcagGGTGTGTTTGACCACCGTATGAAGACGTGGCAGAAGTGGCAGGACAGTCAGATGCTCCTGCAGAAGAAACGAGAAGCTGAAGCCAAACTGCAGTTCACCAACAAAccagacaaactgcagcaggcCAAAGACGAGATCAAAGAGGTGAGACAGACGGACGTACGGACTGATggagggagggacggagggagggaTAGAAAGATGGAAAGATAAATGGATGAATATAGACTGGAGCAGTCATCGAAGTCTTTGGTTCAGTCTTATTTATATCAGATGTTAAACTCATTTTCAAAACCTAAGCTGTCAAATAACCTGCCATAGACTAATAATGATGACAACAACATGTTGTTACTTCTGAATATGTACCTAATTACAGAGTCACActgaaaaaagataaaaactaaCATTCGTGACATTTGAAACAAGTATAATAAACAAGGAAATGTTAGTAAAGATTAGGCGATGCCAGTTAAAATATTCAGAACACAGACATACAATACACAAAGCAAGCAACAGGTACATCCTaatacaaagagaaaagaaattcagttcAAGACCACAGTGAAAGACATGCTAAGTACAGTGTTTACAGACAGACCGACAACAACATTGTGATAACAGGCTGTTCGTGGTTCACACAGGCTGTAATTCAAAAACCCTTCAAGTCAAGATTTAGGAAGAGGTCAGGATACAAAGAGtgcagaattcactctcaaatgtTAATTTACAGACTAAATACAGCTTAAATGTGTCCATAAATGTGTATACAATGGGAATTTCTTTTACAAATAACTATGCCTTTAATGACCATGGAAAACAATCTGACAATGTGAAAGGTGTCTCGGGGAGTTACAGAGAATTATCAGTGATTACTATAGTGAGTTTCAGCTTATTGTTAAGCTGTCTGACCTACAACTCACTGCTCTCATAGCCCTAAAAATCAGTAGTACACTACctgattctgattggctgtgatggaaacacatcACCTGAGTAGACACGCTACTTTTCGCTCTTTGTCAGGCGCCATGTTATGATGTGCAGTGAATTTAAGTCCCgctggcttgttaatacttttccatccGTCTCCAAAGCTTCTGGATGTAGAGTGATGAAATGTATGATCTGTTGCTTTCTACTGTTCTGTTTTTCCAGCGCATTTCTGAAGTCAAACGAAAAACAAACTTGTCTCCTGGCAGTGGGAAGGGAGTCAAATGCCTGTTTTTAGCGTGTTTACCCATGTTTAAAGAACTTCCACGTAAATGCTACTTTTGGTGAAAGAGTTGTAATAGTGAAGCGTTTAGCGGTTAAAAAGCCAGATATTCTCCTCAGGAGTTTGAGGAAAACCAAAAGTAGAACTAAAAGAGAGGTAAAATTGGTGTTACATTCATTACGTTGACAGAAACACCTCTCCAACAGAATTATCATGTCTGGAGGGTGAGCACCCAAATGTAGCACAGAaccacattaaaggtgcactatgtagttttggggaagaaattttaatcagaagagaaagatcttttttatttgtaaacaaacttaataaacaaactctctttgttttcatggccgaataaactgaataaacaaacggaccttaaaggacaactcaGTGTCagactgtttaactttgtttacatttggcggaccctgccatctttctagcttcaagctgtgttctggggactttgttttacctcattaaattgtaaatattaaaattcagagtttaaatttcttctcctaaactacgtagtgcccctttaaatcttGATGTTGCAGGTTTTTCCTTTGACGTCTGATGATTTCATCCTGTAATGATGAACGTTATTTTTCAGTCCTTGGACTTCCActtcaaaccttcatgtaaaataATAAGTGCGCTTGTTAATTTATACAATATAATGAGTATGataatatatatgtttatagaCTCTATGGTTCAAGATCTACTTCTTTTCTTCATCGGGTGAAACATTGCTCCCAGAAAtaactctcctctctctgaggCTCTTGGTGTGTCCAGTCAGCTAAAACGAGCGCACCTCCACAGTTCAGTCATGTGaaaacttttctcttttttttttttttttttttcggtgTAGAAATCTTTTCTTTCGGTCTGCAGGCTTCACATGAACTCAGTACGACAAACAAGAGCAGGAGAGAGTAGAAAAGTACTTTATTAGAGCATCTGTTGAAGCTGTCACCACACAAATCCTCTCTGTCAggatacaacacacacacacacacagttggcgTGGTTGGGGGTCTGGTATTAGAGCAGAGTAGCTGTCAGATGTGGGGTGTCGGGAGGAGGACGGGTGAGTTTtaggggaggtgggggaggcTGTCAGAAGCTGCAGACGAGGACAGATCGCAGTAGAGTTACAACCAACATTTATTTGGAGCCGACATGAGTTTTGCCGCCTGTCAGGAGTCGGGTTTTTGGTTCACGCCTTGACAACAgccaacagaaaacacacagcggCTTTTTCTGAagtcaaaaaaagagaaaagagttttacttcacgctgctgctgctgctggaaaacctggtgaacagctgctgcagacaaCAGATTAATGCCAGAGATCAGACCGCTTCacactgtaaatacatttacagtcaATGATCTGGAGGAAAAGAGTGACTTTGTGCACATGAACGCTTCAACTCAGAGGATTTTTTTGTAGAAAATTGGCAACAGAGGGAGTAAAATCTGGGAACATCCCCCTCCTAAAAttgttttgctttcttctttcctgctgCCTCGCTGCCGTTGGTGTCATGTaactttccttttcctttttcgGACAAATATTTCTGTTATCCTCCTCATAATAACAAAACATGAGAACATTTTTTGGGGGAACATTTGAGACGTGGTCCGCACCAAGTTATTTAGAAGAAAGATGTAAAACAACAAAGGTGCGAGCGCTGAATAAGTTTTaaatagatacatttttaacacgtacatatactgtaaatatatgcttGCATGcattcacgcacacacacacactctcacacataaacatgtatgtattgttttatttcctctatCGTTTCCTCGTTTCTTTATAAATGAGCTTCAACCAGACAGCCTACATCTGCAGCATTTTCctcccaaaaacaaaacatattccTCTGTATTGGTCGAGAgtaacatttactcaagtactgtacttaagtacaattttgagttacTTCTACTTTATGTGCTACTTTATACATCTATTCCAccaaatattttccatttcactCCATTCACAAGTTACACAGCATACATTAATTCATCagtaattaaaatacaataattagACATATGATTCTGCATTATGTGTACTTTAACTTTCAgtactttaaatatattttcattccaatacttttgtcctttttactcaagtaaatttCTGATGCAGAACTTTTACTTGAGCAGATTATTTCTTAGTTTTATATTCAGAcagcaaattaaaatgttacaaTTAGCCTAATTTACTGCTGCAGTTCAGCATATGAAGACTTGTACAACTCAGTGACAACAACACAGTGGTGCTACAGTCTGTCAGATTATTAAACCACACTGCCCCCTGTGGGcaccaaacagaaacaacagccGGAGTTtgaaacacactgctgctgtaaacctgctgctgtgtgtcagcAGACACTGTTGTGTTCTTTGTAATTACTCCAGAAATTTTCAGGAAAACTAGAAGGACTTTTTTTGCATTCTGGATGTTTTTGGCGTTCTCTgttgtttatgctaagctaggctaaccacagTCTGACAGGAGCTTAATATTTAGAACCTgtgagaggtggaggtgatATCCAGCTTCACATTTCCACTCTTGGAAATGTTGAGCTATTTTTTTTACCACCATATTTTTCCTCAATatacaaaattacaaaataagtATCAGTGTTTAATGTCTAAATGTCTCAACTGCTGttcaaaaatctaaataatataatataacaacCACTTATTCCAACGTATAGTCTGacactttttcactttttcaacTTCTATCAcaaaaggttttgttttcagctgcGGTGGCTTTACAAATCAAAATACTTCATCTCAGGTTTAAACCAGCTTGTTTCATCACAGTATTCGAGTGTCTCAGGGAGGACTTTTCCTTTTGGTTGGTGATTTTGTTTGCTCATGTCTCCGGATCTTCCTCTATGATTTTGGAAGCTCTGAACATTTTTTCCTGCCTCTTAAATTTTGTTGCATTTTCCCTGCCATGCCTTCCTGCAACCAGGAGATTGAGGAGGTAGGACCTGccccgtctgtccgtctgtgtgtccgtctgtctgtctgcagctctgtctccacctgctTGACTGCCTGCTTCGCACCTTTTATTTgcctcattgtttttttttgtttttttttttgtttgtcctgcTGTTAAACAGTCACATGAATTAGTTTGTCAGAGTAGGTCAGATCCTCTCAAAATCTGCCTTTTGGAATAACTTTCTGAAAGTGTTCATTCTGGGTCCCAAATTTTAGCTTGAAACTGAAGACAAACCCGTTCATGTGACAGCTTAGATCACCTAGTTAAACACAGTGTTTATTTGTATCCACATGGCTCATAGAGCCGAGTTCTTAAGTCTGTATCCATGAAAACTTCATCCAACCAGTGAATTAATCTAATTCAATTCCATCATTATTTCAGTCTTTTAAAAACTCATTTAACCAGCGGTTAATGTGTTAGTTCAGTAAATAACAATAACTTCAGTTAACAAACTTCATCTAAACTACACGTATCAACACTGTTCAGCCAGACATGGAAATACGTACAAGTTAAAGCAGTTCATTCAAACTATATAATAGTTTTTCAACAGTCTATTTACCGCTGTTGTAAAAGAAAGATCAGCCTTGAAAATCCACTTTCAGTCGGGCAATCATCAGTAGAGTCATACACTGtggacagtttgtgtttttcactgttgCTGCCGTTTGGCTAAACTGACACTTAAAAGTCCAACATCTGTAACAATCTGAGGCTGAGAATTTATTCTTCAAGTCATCCAAATGGGCCAACAAGGTTCCTCGCCTGAAATGGGGAAGCAAAATGCCGATTTAAACGAAATCATAAACGTTTTCTACCTTTtcgtctgtgtctgtgtgtgtgtgtgtgtgtgtgtgtttttcagctggAGGGGAAGGTCCAGCAGGGTGAGAGAGACTTTGAACAAATCTCCAAAACTATACGCAAGGAAGTCAGCAGGTTTGAGGTGAGAAGATTTGACGGACGGATGAATGTAtagatgaatggatggatggattggtggctgggtgggtggaaggacagacagaaagtgaaatAAGGATAAGGATGGATAAATGAAAGTTCTTCTGTTAATGTGAGATAAAGCCTGAAATTCTCTGTATATTCAGAAATGATGTGTCAGACTTtcatcctttgtttttgttttgttttttcaacagaaagagagagtgaaggacTTTAAAACGATCATTATCAAATATCTGGAGTCACTGGTTCAGACACAACAGCAGGTAAAGACAaggacattattattattattattactgttattattattattataaataagaACTGATATTTTAGGAAAACTACTGTTGTGTATAATTTGGCGAATAATTCAATGTGAACTATTGTAAAATTTAATAACTTATAATATCACACAAATTATATGGTCTTATAAGTCTATTGCTGCCGATATTTAAATCTAATATTTGAATTAAATTGAActtaattttatgtttgtgtgtgcatgcatgatttatgacaaaataaaaatgaaaaaaaaatctaaatccgatgaaaatagaaattttcagggccattttttccattttcggatgaaattaaaagataaatttTTCAtacataatacaaaataatacacaGGACATAATGtgtactgtttgttttcatttgcgAGCAACCTGAGAGACATATGTCGCTGTAAAATTCTTCTAATTtgaattttattgtatttcttttatgGCCATAATTCAGTTTTAATAGTGGCAACCACGTATTTCCATACGTTtagtgtatatatacattttttgtttgtttgttttgtctttggttttattttttgtttgcttgtttacatcttttttcttttcctactACAGCTGATAAAATACTGGGAGGCCTTCTTACCTGAAGCCAAGGCCATCTCATAGaaaccacacatacacaacagaCAGTCCTGACTGGTTCCGGTCAAACTACTCTACCCATAATGCACCTGTCCTACCGGCTCACCCTCATCCTCCTGTTTATGCTCAGAGTGACGAAGAGAAGGGAGGCACGCATCAGATCGGAGTAACTTTcctgcagttaaaaaaaaatcaacaacaaaacagctcACCATCTTCTGgtcctctttttcctttcttctgaAGTCAGTGTTGCGTTCAAGTCCTGTCAGAGTCATTTTGTTCTCCTGATTGTTGCTTTCACAgttaaaatgacatattttcacTCCAATTTGCTCCAAATCTGAGCTCCcatgtgggatttttttttaataatttgaaATCTGCAGTGAGTGTTATTTTTAAACCAGATGCTCATTATCCCATATGACATGAACGCAGCATGAGCTATGACCCACGTGATGGCTCTCCTCTCCAGAGCACTAATATGGTGTCGGGTTTTACAACTGGAGCACtttgttaatttatttcttCACCATACACGAGGTGATGGGTGAATCGAGAACTGGGTGGAGGAATTTGACTCTGCAAACTtgtatttgaatttattttgaaggatAACCCTGGTGATCCTCAGTAATGGCAGATATCCAGTTTGGTATTTGGATGTATGGAAGCACATTCCCaccataaaaatgaaaaagaaaacaatgaaaagttcGGGATGATCAAATTAAAGTTTC encodes the following:
- the snx2 gene encoding sorting nexin-2, with the protein product MADTARDPPPESTDFQELEDGEDLFPEPAATQESGPASLPAEDISTNSNGPKQDSLFDDDPEDLFAEATEEVSLDSPERDVLLSDGPSPAITPITPPTSVITPRLGLAHDDMFTHSSFDEIEEEEGGDSFDIHIAVSDPEKVGDGMNAYMAYKVTTKTSLSLFKTDEFSVKRRFSDFLGLHSKLASKYLHIGYIVPPAPEKSIVGMTKVKVGKEDQSSNEFVEKRRSALERYLMRTVKHPILLKDPDVLQFLESSELPRAVSTQALSSAGLLRMVNKAADAVNKMTIKMNESDAWFEEKQQHFENLDVQLRKLHASVESLVCHRKELSVNTAQFAKSAAMLGNSEDHTALSRALSQLAEVEEKIDQLHQDQANADFYLFSELLGDYVRLITAVKGVFDHRMKTWQKWQDSQMLLQKKREAEAKLQFTNKPDKLQQAKDEIKELEGKVQQGERDFEQISKTIRKEVSRFEKERVKDFKTIIIKYLESLVQTQQQLIKYWEAFLPEAKAIS